A section of the Papio anubis isolate 15944 chromosome 4, Panubis1.0, whole genome shotgun sequence genome encodes:
- the LOC103882937 gene encoding uncharacterized protein LOC103882937: MLTSPLSMLDTTESTVPFSVLNCPNVLRLPELFHQTHCYLNRKKTSYISSSNEVADEARQTGWGAQLDLNLLRPASPRSSCARKCEPARSFRFSPAAPQAREHPRPHTKGTTALPPLRCQMSRAEVLTEVLANQTSVTPDACPHSKRAGGTATGRLCPSQGAERGQGARHGAAAAPDGLKLTGGHRRAGQAGVAGRCHLRAPLASLLAQPRCGRRSRCPRPAARSLRGPQPMAKSWGRAESTSLRTLPALPAPPDDALPPPLFICGFRPAPRLCTLFSGCQGVGGSRGRPRGGRDGRISAPRRAPLPAALPCARLGPGRPGGPEPPRQLPHPLLGSRLSGRTSSSPGRGGGRRTDRATSPSPSAPTPLAHTQRKERRRGRTGAGSATAGLTAPASGAGWGGCELLDTGRRDGGPGSRGAGEAGAGREASAAAARSAAPRV; encoded by the exons ATGTTGACTTCACCTCTGTCTATGCTGGACACTACAGAATCAACTGTTCCTTTTTCAGTGCTCAATTGCCCAAATGTCCTACGGCTTCCAGAGCTGTTCCATCAAACCCACTGCTACctgaacagaaagaaaacctcCTACATCAGCAGCAGCAATGA GGTAGCGGACGAGGCACGGCAAACAGGTTGGGGCGCTCAGCTTGACCTCAACCTTCTCCGCCCCGCCAGCCCCCGCTCCAGCTGCGCCAGAAAGTGCGAGCCTGCCCGCTCCTTTCGCTTTTCGCCCGCTGCACCTCAAGCCCGAGAACACCCGCGTCCGCACACTAAGGGCACCACCGCTCTCCCACCTCTGCGCTGTCAGATGTCACGCGCGGAGGTGCTCACCGAGGTGCTAGCGAACCAAACAAGTGTCACCCCAGACGCCTGCCCCCACTCCAAGAGAGCGGGCGGGACGGCCACAGGTAGGCTCTGTCCATCCCAGGGTGCGGAGCGAGGGCAGGGGGCGAGACACGGCGCGGCAGCCGCGCCCGACGGGCTGAAACTCACCGGAGGACACCGAAGAGCCGGACAGGCTGGAGTTGCTGGACGCTGCCATCTCCGCGCGCCCCTCGCGTCGCTGCTCGCTCAGCCCCGGTGCGGGCGCCGCAGCCGCTGCCCTCGCCCGGCCGCTCGCAGCCTCCGCGGCCCCCAGCCCATGGCAAAGTCCTGGGGACGCGCAGAAAGCACCAGCCTCCGGACTCTGCCTGCACTTCCTGCTCCACCAGATGACGCGCTGCCGCCGCCGCTATTTATTTGTGGTTTCCGTCCCGCTCCGCGCCTTTGCACGCTTTTCTCCGGGTGTCAGGGGGTAGGTGGGAGCAGAGGGAGGCCGAGGGGCGGCCGGGACGGGCGGATCTCGGCTCCCCGCCGAGCCCCTCTGCCGGCCGCGCTACCCTGTGCGCGACTAGGACCAGGGCGTCCCGGCGGCCCGGAGCCGCCCCGCCAGCTCCCGCACCCTCTCCTGGGCTCCCGCCTCTCCGGCCGCACTTCGAGTAGCCCGGGCAGAGGCGGCGGGAGACGGACAGACAGAGCgacctccccctctccctccgcCCCAACTCCGCTCGCGCACAcacaaaggaaggagaggagacgCGGGCGCACGGGGGCTGGTTCGGCTACCGCGGGCTTGACAGCTCCCGCCAGTGGGGCTGGATGGGGAGGCTGTGAACTGCTGGACACGGGGAGGCGAGACGGGGGACCGGGTTCCCGGGGTGCTGGGGAGGCCGGCGCGGGGCGCGAGGCGAGCGCGGCTGCGGCGCGCAGCGCTGCTCCTAGGGTTtga